The proteins below are encoded in one region of Brachyspira intermedia PWS/A:
- a CDS encoding response regulator: MAKTILIVDDSNTARASVEYTLKKGSYTVVSADDGTTGLEVLGKTPNVDMIITDLNMPKMDGIEFIKHVRKVDQHKYTPILMLTTESQDEKKMEGKAAGASGWLVKPFNPTQLLDVVKRFLN; the protein is encoded by the coding sequence ATGGCTAAAACAATACTAATTGTAGACGATTCTAATACAGCTAGAGCATCTGTTGAATATACTTTAAAGAAAGGCAGCTATACTGTAGTGTCTGCAGATGATGGTACTACAGGATTAGAGGTTCTTGGTAAAACACCAAATGTTGATATGATAATAACAGACCTTAACATGCCAAAAATGGATGGTATAGAATTCATTAAGCATGTAAGAAAAGTAGATCAACATAAATATACCCCTATTCTAATGCTTACAACAGAATCTCAAGATGAGAAAAAAATGGAGGGTAAAGCTGCAGGTGCTAGTGGTTGGCTAGTAAAGCCATTTAACCCAACTCAGCTTTTAGATGTAGTAAAACGTTTTTTAAATTGA
- a CDS encoding chemotaxis protein CheA, with the protein MFDSDEFISIFLSEANEIVEGLENDLVLLEDNKSDEDLLNKIFRSAHTLKSSAGTVGFTTMSELNHVAENLLEKVRSGKLDVTPQMITVLLEFLDTVKLMLQNIVDGKSETEGVTNIDSLKAKIKAIADGNDVSTAAAAPKASPEPKKEEPKKEEAKATETKPEEKKEDTKADESSATSGGENSFHIEMGFKATIFDNGIDPLMFLNDLRAIGTISNLKIECNSLPTILNLEDPYVCYTQFSLDFETNAPEEQVQNIFLFVIDDNDINIINTKAEIKDDDEANKAVETKEEQPAKEEAKEDTAAKPEEKPAETAAAASKPAAAPKTGTKVQAPSTVRVDTRKLDSLMNLIGELVIAQSRIMQLTQSLDIDNGLKEAVSSMDRTSRQIQEEVMNIRMMPIGPIFTQFHRYVRDLNLELNKEVKLVLKGETTEIDKNMLEQLSDPLKHIIRNSMDHGIEKTKEERIARGKPEYGTITMSAAHQEGHVVIEVSDDGNGLNKEKIFNKAVEKGLLSKDGKYSDIEIYRTIFSPGLSTAEKITDISGRGVGMDVVRANVEKMKGKIEIKSAEGQGSTFIIKLPLTLAIIEGITFALGKQIYIMPLISIIEQIKVKNEQVKPFEGKGEMIKIRDEYLPLIRLHKVFEIDTQVENIDDGIVVVVEAGYRKCAIFVDELLDQQQVVIKSLDSAFSKHAGIAGGTILGDGRIALIIDIQGLVNMSLQGKINNGVK; encoded by the coding sequence ATGTTTGATAGTGATGAATTTATTTCGATATTCCTAAGTGAAGCCAATGAAATTGTAGAAGGTCTTGAAAACGACCTAGTTTTGTTGGAAGATAATAAAAGTGATGAAGATCTTTTAAATAAAATATTTAGAAGTGCTCACACTCTTAAATCTTCAGCAGGTACAGTTGGCTTTACAACTATGAGTGAGTTAAACCACGTTGCTGAAAACTTATTAGAAAAAGTTAGAAGCGGCAAGTTGGATGTTACTCCTCAAATGATTACAGTATTGTTAGAGTTCCTGGATACTGTAAAATTAATGTTGCAAAATATTGTAGACGGTAAAAGTGAAACTGAAGGTGTTACCAATATAGATTCACTAAAAGCTAAAATAAAAGCTATAGCTGACGGTAATGATGTAAGTACTGCTGCAGCTGCACCAAAAGCATCTCCTGAACCTAAAAAAGAAGAGCCTAAGAAAGAAGAGGCTAAAGCTACAGAAACTAAACCTGAAGAAAAAAAAGAAGATACGAAAGCTGATGAATCATCTGCTACTTCAGGCGGAGAAAATTCATTCCATATCGAAATGGGATTTAAAGCTACTATTTTTGATAATGGTATAGACCCTCTTATGTTCTTAAATGACCTTAGAGCTATAGGTACTATTAGTAACTTAAAAATAGAGTGTAATAGCTTACCTACTATCTTAAATCTTGAAGATCCTTATGTTTGTTATACTCAGTTCTCTTTGGATTTTGAAACTAATGCTCCTGAAGAACAAGTTCAGAATATTTTCTTATTTGTAATAGATGATAATGATATTAATATTATAAATACTAAAGCTGAAATAAAAGATGATGATGAAGCAAATAAAGCAGTTGAAACTAAAGAAGAACAGCCTGCAAAAGAAGAGGCTAAAGAAGATACTGCTGCTAAACCTGAAGAAAAACCTGCAGAAACAGCTGCAGCTGCTAGTAAACCTGCAGCAGCTCCTAAAACTGGTACAAAAGTTCAGGCTCCTTCAACAGTAAGGGTTGATACAAGAAAATTAGACAGCTTAATGAACTTAATCGGAGAGCTTGTTATAGCACAGTCAAGAATAATGCAGCTTACTCAAAGTTTAGATATAGATAATGGACTTAAAGAGGCTGTAAGTTCAATGGATAGAACTTCAAGACAAATACAAGAAGAAGTTATGAATATCCGAATGATGCCTATCGGTCCTATATTCACTCAATTCCATAGATATGTTAGGGACTTAAATTTAGAATTAAACAAAGAAGTTAAACTAGTTCTTAAAGGTGAAACTACAGAAATAGATAAAAATATGTTAGAGCAGTTATCTGACCCTCTTAAACATATTATAAGAAACTCTATGGACCATGGTATAGAGAAAACAAAAGAAGAAAGAATAGCTAGAGGTAAGCCTGAATATGGTACAATAACAATGTCTGCAGCTCACCAAGAAGGACATGTTGTTATAGAAGTATCAGATGATGGTAATGGATTGAATAAAGAAAAAATCTTTAATAAAGCTGTTGAAAAAGGACTTCTTTCAAAAGATGGTAAATATTCTGATATAGAAATATACAGAACTATTTTCTCTCCTGGTCTTTCTACTGCTGAAAAAATAACAGACATATCAGGAAGAGGTGTTGGTATGGATGTTGTTAGAGCTAATGTAGAAAAAATGAAAGGTAAAATAGAAATTAAATCTGCTGAAGGTCAAGGTAGTACATTCATAATAAAATTACCTTTAACATTGGCTATTATTGAAGGTATTACTTTTGCTTTAGGTAAACAAATATACATAATGCCTTTGATTTCAATTATAGAACAAATAAAAGTAAAAAACGAACAGGTAAAACCTTTTGAAGGCAAAGGGGAAATGATAAAAATCAGAGATGAGTATTTGCCTTTAATTAGATTACACAAAGTATTTGAAATAGATACACAAGTTGAAAATATAGATGATGGTATAGTTGTAGTTGTTGAAGCTGGATATAGAAAATGTGCTATATTTGTTGATGAGCTTTTGGATCAGCAGCAAGTAGTTATTAAATCTTTAGATTCAGCATTCAGTAAACATGCAGGAATAGCCGGAGGTACTATACTTGGAGACGGAAGAATAGCCCTTATTATAGATATACAGGGACTAGTAAATATGTCTTTACAAGGAAAAATTAATAACGGCGTTAAATAA
- a CDS encoding chemotaxis protein CheW, giving the protein MLDNQKINAANIPQVGGTSLEHDENISIEPSQQFLVFKIDNEEYALDVLSIEGIVGVTNITPVPGSPKFMRGLMNLRGNILHIVDIRIRFGLDRRDDHSIEDDVIIVISTTNRKFGILADMVSDVITVYESQMTETPIDNMRGLQISNVIRLENKIIMVLPIEEIIKSNETTNQTV; this is encoded by the coding sequence ATGTTAGATAATCAAAAAATAAATGCAGCTAATATACCTCAGGTTGGAGGTACATCTTTAGAACATGATGAAAACATTTCTATTGAACCTAGTCAGCAATTTTTAGTGTTTAAAATTGATAATGAAGAATATGCTCTTGATGTATTGAGTATTGAAGGTATTGTAGGCGTAACTAATATAACTCCTGTTCCTGGAAGTCCTAAATTTATGAGAGGACTTATGAATTTAAGAGGTAATATTCTTCATATAGTTGATATAAGAATAAGATTTGGTTTGGATAGAAGAGATGATCATTCTATTGAAGATGATGTTATTATAGTTATATCCACTACTAATAGAAAATTTGGTATATTAGCAGATATGGTAAGTGATGTTATTACAGTTTATGAAAGCCAGATGACAGAAACTCCTATTGATAATATGAGAGGACTTCAAATTTCTAATGTTATTAGATTGGAAAATAAGATCATTATGGTTCTTCCTATAGAAGAAATCATAAAATCTAATGAAACAACCAATCAAACAGTATAA